The following are encoded in a window of Leptodactylus fuscus isolate aLepFus1 chromosome 9, aLepFus1.hap2, whole genome shotgun sequence genomic DNA:
- the KDELR3 gene encoding ER lumen protein-retaining receptor 3, whose amino-acid sequence MNIFRILGDVSHLLAMIILLMKMWKTKSCAGISGKSQLLFALVFTTRYLDLFTVFLSVYNTVMKIIFLFCAYITIYLIYVRFRKTYDSENDTFRLEFLLVPVIGLSFLENYEFTPLEILWTFSIYLESVAILPQLFMISKTGEAESITTHYLFFLGLYRMLYLANWIWRYHTENFYDQIAVVSGVVQTIFYFDFFYLYITKVLRGKKLSLPMPV is encoded by the exons ATGAATATCTTTAGAATCTTAGGAGACGTCTCCCATTTACTGGCGATGATCATCCTGCTGATGAAGATGTGGAAGACCAAGTCCTGTGCTG GTATATCAGGGAAAAGTCAGCTATTGTTTGCTCTTGTATTTACTACGCGCTACTTGGATTTGTTCACGGTATTCTTATCTGTCTATAACACAGTGATGAAG ATCATATTCTTATTTTGTGCATATATCACAATTTATCTGATCTACGTGAGGTTTCGGAAGACATATGACAGTGAGAATGATACATTCCGACTGGAATTTCTCTTGGTGCCTGTTATTGGGCTCTCCTTCTTAGAAAACTATGAATTCACACCTCTGGAG ATACTCTGGACATTTTCGATTTACCTGGAATCTGTGGCCATTCTGCCCCAGCTCTTTATGATCAGTAAGACCGGCGAAGCTGAATCCATCACCACGCACTACCTCTTCTTCTTGGGCTTATACCGTATGCTTTACTTGGCCAACTGGATCTGGCGCTACCACACAGAGAATTTCTACGACCAGATAGCTGTGGTCTCTGGAGTTGTACAGACCATCTTCTACTTTGACTTTTTCTACCTCTACATCACTAAAG